A window of Ruania suaedae contains these coding sequences:
- a CDS encoding MaoC family dehydratase — protein sequence MQVADRYLEDFAVGEVRRTLGRTVTEADVVLHAGQSGDFFPHHMDERWCVEEAGLGGRIAHGTLIIAIAVGMTAGDVNPQAMSYGYDRIRFIKPVLIGDTITVTAEITEVTDHPRRPELGRVDERVTVTNQRGDTVLSLVHLYVVTKRGSEQ from the coding sequence ATGCAGGTGGCTGACAGGTATCTGGAGGACTTCGCCGTCGGGGAGGTGCGCCGCACGCTCGGGCGCACGGTGACCGAGGCGGACGTGGTCCTGCACGCCGGCCAGTCCGGTGACTTCTTCCCCCACCACATGGACGAACGGTGGTGCGTGGAGGAGGCCGGCCTGGGCGGGCGCATCGCGCACGGCACGCTGATCATCGCGATCGCCGTCGGGATGACCGCCGGGGACGTGAACCCCCAGGCGATGAGCTACGGCTACGACCGGATCCGCTTCATCAAGCCGGTGCTGATCGGCGACACCATCACGGTCACCGCGGAGATCACCGAGGTGACCGATCATCCACGCCGGCCCGAGCTGGGCAGGGTGGACGAGCGGGTGACCGTGACCAACCAGCGGGGCGATACCGTGCTGTCGTTGGTGCACCTGTACGTCGTGACGAAGCGAGGCTCTGAGCAGTGA